The stretch of DNA CGTTTTATTATAGTGAAAATGAGTTTCCTGCAGAAAATGTTTGGTGCTGGGGGCAAAGATAAAGGAATGCCCACTACTGGCCAAGCCATACAAAAGTTGAGAGAAACAGAGGAAATGTTGATAAAGAAGCaagaatttcttgaaaaaaaaattgatcaaGAATTGGATATTGCAAAAAAGAATGgcactaaaaacaaaagaggttTGCTATTGCAAAACATTTcttactttttcttattaaatttGTATGTGTTTACAGTTGCTATTCAGGCcttgaaaaggaagaagagatatGAAAAACAACTGCAGCAGATTGATGGCACCATTTCTACCATTGAAATGCAGAGAGAAGCTTTGGAAGGTGCGAATACTAACACAGCTGTCCTTCAAACAATGGGTGATGCTGCTAAAGCGTTGAAAGCAGCCCATCAACATATGTAAGTGTACTTCATTAGGTAGTGTTGATCAGATTAACCATGCCATTTTAATACATTTTAGGGATGTTGACAAAGTCCATGACATGATGGATGATATTGCCGAGCAACAAGAAGTAGCTAGAGAAATCTCTGAAGCAATTTCTAACCCAGTGGCTTTTGGCCAAGACATTGATGAGgtaactttttcaaaattcctgatttatttttttaacatgagGGCGAGTTtcttaatatatattttttgtatttaggATGAACTGGAAAGAGAATTGGAGGAATTAGAACAAGAAGAGTTGGATAATGAACTGCTTAATGTACCAGCTGCAGCAGCTCTACCATCTGTTCCTACTGTGGAGCCCATTGCCAAAGTTCCCAGTCGTTCCGTTCCTGCTCGTCCCTCTCGTAAGTTGTACAGCAAAATTTTGCACGGATTccgaatttgaattttacttAATTCCAGGAGCTAAAGCAGAGGAAGATGATGACGATATGAAGGAACTAGCTGCATGGgcttcttaatttttttttcaagttacaGCAAATTCTgttttactctttttcttatacaaTAATTGGGATCTTGTAACTTCCTCCTTTTAAATGGGagtgtaaataataaaaacaaacatacaCTAATTTCTAGTAATTTTAATGCAAGACCATTTATTGGGGAAAAAAGCGTGTAGACACGAATAGTAAAATCATTGTTGCCTTCAATCTGGCACCTTCAGTGCATCGCCAGTTTAAATACTTAAAGCACGATAACTCGTCAAACTATTAATGACATATTCTGATGGAAGAACGGCCAGCAACGACTACAACTCCATCATCCTGCAAATCTTTCAACGCATCTTCGAACATGTCTCTGGTGATCATCTGTAAAAGAGCCACAAGCAATTATAATTATCCTTGAAATACACGCAAGCTTAACTTACCACAGCAGATCCTGCTTTGAATTCATTAAAGGCTTTTTGATAGTTTAATGAACTGGTTTTGCCTTTTGATTCTATCATCTTACGGAGTGCAGCAGCCACTTCTCCGCGTTTCTTCCGAGCCATTGAGCTTAACCCAGTTGTAAGAATGTTGACATCAATTTTGCCTGACATGGGGTCGGTGGCAGATTGCTTCAGCGCCTCACGATGTAAGCTTTATAGGGGGAAAACTAAGTTAAGTATTCTTCCATATGAAATACCATATATAAATTGTTACCGATAAGCCTCTTCGACATCATAAACTTCGACGACTTCTGAATAACGAACTTTAGCGTGAGCTTCCGAAAGACGAATAAGTGACTCCAGTTGTCGAGGGTATGCAGACACCTGACCACGACCGCTTCCAATTCGTCGCATTTCAACATAGGCCTCTACCAGACGAACGGTGGCTGCGTCATTCAACATCGGATTAACATGCT from Daphnia pulex isolate KAP4 chromosome 4, ASM2113471v1 encodes:
- the LOC124191977 gene encoding charged multivesicular body protein 4b-like; protein product: MSFLQKMFGAGGKDKGMPTTGQAIQKLRETEEMLIKKQEFLEKKIDQELDIAKKNGTKNKRVAIQALKRKKRYEKQLQQIDGTISTIEMQREALEGANTNTAVLQTMGDAAKALKAAHQHMDVDKVHDMMDDIAEQQEVAREISEAISNPVAFGQDIDEDELERELEELEQEELDNELLNVPAAAALPSVPTVEPIAKVPSRSVPARPSRAKAEEDDDDMKELAAWAS